The Thermonema lapsum sequence GTGAAAAATTATCTATTGCCACTCCTAAGGCACAAACCACGCGCCACCGTGTTACCGGCATTCTCAACGGAGACGACTATCAGATTATTTACCAAGACACACCGGGCATTTTGGAACCCAAATACGAGCTGCACAAACGCATGATGCACTATGTGCAGCAGGCACTCGAAGACGCCGATATATTATTGATTGTCGTAGAGCCTCACGAGCAGTGGGAAGAGTCTGCTTTGGTTGATTACCTCACGCATACGGCTCAACCTATCATAGTAGCTATCAACAAGGCAGATACAAGCGAACAAGCAAAACTGGCACAAGCCGTAGAGTATTGGGAAAGCCGCCTGCCCAACGCCAAAGCAGTTATTCCTGTCTCTGCCCTTTATCATTTTAACTTAGATACGCTGCTTAGTGCTTTGCTTAGCTATTTACCAGAACATCCCCCTTATTTCGACAAAGAACAAATCAGCGACCAAAGCGAGCGTTTTTTTGCAGCCGAAATCATCCGAGAAAAAATATTCCTTCTCTACCGTGAAGAAATTCCCTATAGCTGCGATGTGCAGATATTTTCTTTCAAGGAAAAAGAACATATCATTCATATCCAAGCCGACATCATCGTGGAGCGCGAAAGCCAACGCAAAATACTAATCGGCAAAGGCGGAAGCGCCCTCAAACAAGTAGGCGTCGCTGCACGCAAAGAATTAGAAGCCTTTCTTGGAAAAAAAGTGTATCTGGAGTTGCATGTGAAGGTCATTAAGAACTGGCGTCGCCAAGAGCGCTGGCTCGAGCGTCTCGGCTATAAAAAGCCTTAAAACCATTTTACTTTTAATCAAACTGTTTTTTTTAAGAAAAAGAAATGCACCTATGGGAAATATAGTGGCAATCGTGGGACGACCCAACGTGGGGAAATCAACATTTTTTAACCGCCTCATCGGAGAGCGCAAAGCCATCATGGATGATGAAAGCGGAGTAACCCGCGACCGACACTACGGTAAAACCGAATGGAACGGCACGCCTTTTACAGTCGTAGATACCGGAGGGTATGTCGTGGGCTCCGAAGACGTCTTTGAAGCAGCCATCCGCCGACAGGTAGAAATAGCCATAGAAGAATCCGATGTCGTGCTTTTTATGGTGGATACACAAAGTGGGTTACATCCGCTGGATGAGGAATTTGCCAAAGTTCTGCGCCGTTATGACAAACCGATAATGGTTGTTGCCAACAAAGCAGAGACCTTAGATCGCACGCAACAAGCTGCCGAGTTTTATACACTTGGCTTCGACAAGATTTTTCCCATTTCGGCACAAACAGGCAGTGGTACCGGAGACCTGCTCGACGAAGTAGTGAAGCATTTAACGCCCACCTCAGGTATCGCCCCAGACGAAGGCATTCCCCGCATAGCTATTATAGGAAAGCCCAACGTCGGAAAATCGTCTTTTGTAAACCTGCTGCTGGGCGAAGAACGCAACATAGTAACCGATATTGCAGGCACCACACGCGATGCCATAGACACCCACTACAAATCCTTTGGCAAAGAGTTTATTTTGACCGATACCGCCGGATTAAGACGTAAAAACCGTATCAAAGACAGCATTGAATTCTACTCGGTAATGCGTACTCTACGCGCAATAGAACAAAGCGATGTTTGCATTATGATGGTCGATGCCCAAGAGGGCATCACCTCGCAAGACATTTCCATTTTGCGTCTTGCAGAAAAAGATGGCAAAGGCATGGTGCTGATGGTCAACAAGTGGGACCTCATAGAAAAAGACCACATGACCTATAAGCGCTATTTGGATGTCATTCGCCAAAAAATCAGCCCCATGGATTATATCCCAGTGCTGTTCACCTCTGTGCTGAATAAACAGCGCGTATTTCAAACCATCGAAACAGCCATCCGTGTATATGAAAATAAACAACAACGGGTGCCTACCTCCAAACTCAATGAGGTGATGCAGCAGGTGATTGCACACTATCCGCCACCGGCATATCGCGGGCACCATATCAAGATTAAATACATAACCCAACTGCCGACGCGTGTCCCCTCTTTTGCTTTCTTCTGCAACCATCCTAAATACATACCGGAAACCTACCGTCGCTATCTGGAAAACCAGCTCCGCAAGCATTTTGACTTTGAAGGGGTGCCTATTCGCCTCTACTTTCGTGAAAAATAGGCATTATCTTTGCTTCTCAATAAGCAACAGGAACTATTAAAATTCAACAATCATGAAAAAATCTATCTGCCTGTTTATGGTGTTTGTTACAAGCCTGCTGTTTGCATGC is a genomic window containing:
- the era gene encoding GTPase Era, which gives rise to MQNEAKHKAGFVSIIGKPNVGKSTLMNALVGEKLSIATPKAQTTRHRVTGILNGDDYQIIYQDTPGILEPKYELHKRMMHYVQQALEDADILLIVVEPHEQWEESALVDYLTHTAQPIIVAINKADTSEQAKLAQAVEYWESRLPNAKAVIPVSALYHFNLDTLLSALLSYLPEHPPYFDKEQISDQSERFFAAEIIREKIFLLYREEIPYSCDVQIFSFKEKEHIIHIQADIIVERESQRKILIGKGGSALKQVGVAARKELEAFLGKKVYLELHVKVIKNWRRQERWLERLGYKKP
- the der gene encoding ribosome biogenesis GTPase Der translates to MGNIVAIVGRPNVGKSTFFNRLIGERKAIMDDESGVTRDRHYGKTEWNGTPFTVVDTGGYVVGSEDVFEAAIRRQVEIAIEESDVVLFMVDTQSGLHPLDEEFAKVLRRYDKPIMVVANKAETLDRTQQAAEFYTLGFDKIFPISAQTGSGTGDLLDEVVKHLTPTSGIAPDEGIPRIAIIGKPNVGKSSFVNLLLGEERNIVTDIAGTTRDAIDTHYKSFGKEFILTDTAGLRRKNRIKDSIEFYSVMRTLRAIEQSDVCIMMVDAQEGITSQDISILRLAEKDGKGMVLMVNKWDLIEKDHMTYKRYLDVIRQKISPMDYIPVLFTSVLNKQRVFQTIETAIRVYENKQQRVPTSKLNEVMQQVIAHYPPPAYRGHHIKIKYITQLPTRVPSFAFFCNHPKYIPETYRRYLENQLRKHFDFEGVPIRLYFREK